Within Bacillus sp. FJAT-45350, the genomic segment ATTACCAAAACCAAATTCATAATTGGATAATGAAGAATCGAGATCAAGGAACTAAGTTACTACAGCAATTAGTTCAAGTAGATAGTACGCAAGGGAATGAGTGGCAGGCACAACAAATTGTCGTTGAAAAACTTAATGAATTAGGTTTAGTCATTGATATTTGGGACCCAAATTGGGAGGAGCTAAAAGCACATAATTATTTTTATTCTCCACGTAAACAATTTCATGGAAGCCCTAATGTTGTCGCAATTCTACAAGGGAAAGACGAAGGTCGCTCAATCATATTAAATGGCCATATTGATGTCGTACCCGAGGGAGATGTAAGTCAATGGGACGATAACCCCTTTAGTGGAACGATTAAAGATGGAAAGCTATACGGGCGTGGGGCTACTGATATGAAAGGTGGTAATGTTTCACTATTAGTAGCTATCTCCGCATTAAAAGAACTGAAAATTCCTTTGAAAGGTGATGTTATTTTTCAAAGTGTGATCGAAGAGGAAAGTGGTGGTTCTGGGACGTTAGCTGCCATTTTAAAAGGCTATAAAGCAGATGCGGCTCTAATCCCTGAACCGACAAACATGAAGATCTTCCCTCGTCAACAAGGATCGATGTGGTTTAAGCTCGGGATTAAAGGGAAAGGTGCACACGGTGGAACACGGTATGAAGGTGTAAGTGCAATTGAAAAGAGCATGGCAGTGATTGAACACGTTAGGGAACTTGAAATTAAAAGAAACGCACGAATAAAGGACCCTTTATTCGACAATTGCCCAATACCGATTCCAATAAATATTGGCAAAATAGAAGGTGGGAAGTGGCCTTCTTCTGTTGCAGATTTTGTAACGTTAGAAGGAAGAATTGGGGTTGCTCCTGATGAAGATATGGAGAATGCGAAACAAGAGTTAGCAGAATGGCTACAATCATTAGAAAAGAAAGACCAATGGTTTAAAGAAAATCCTGTTGAGCTTGAATGGTTCGGTGCACGGTGGGTTCCTGGGATGGTAGATGAGGATCACCCGCTCGTAAAAATAGTAGAGAATCAACATAAAAATGTTGTAAAAAAAGATGCGATTATTGAAGCCTCACCATGGGGAACAGATGGTGGGATGCTTGAAAAGGTAGGCAAGGTTCCAACGATTATTTACGGTCCAGGCGTTACTGAAGTAGCGCATCATACGAATGAATACATTGAACTTGATAAAATTTTTGAAGTAGCTGAAGTAATTGCTTTGACGTTAATTGATTGGTGTGGCGTCCTAGATGATGATGAGGAGGGGTAATGGATGCACACGTTGTGCGCTTGCTATGAGAAAATCACTCATAGCGCTTTTAAAAAGAGGCAACGGCTTCGCACATTACTGAAAGTCCGCTAAAAAAGTGAAAATCATACTTTTCAGCGACCTCAATGATGAGGAGGAGAGACATGAGTAGAAGGAAGTGGATCAACCTAAAAACATCAATCCCAGGTCCAGTCGCACAAACCCTTATTAAAAAAAGAGAAACTCATATCCCAAAAGGCCCTTTTAACACGTCGAAAACTTTTATTAAGGATGGAAAAGGAGCAATTATTACTGATGTAGATGGTAACCGGCTGATAGACTTTGCTGGTGCCATCGGTTCATTAAATGTCGGTCACTGTCCTCCAGAGTTAGTCGCCAAGGTCAAAGAGCAAATGGATCAGTATATTCATCCATGCTTTCATGTGATGATGTATGAACCATATATACAGCTTGCAGAAAAATTAAATGCTCTAACGCCAGGAGAGTTTGCAAAGAAGACTTTCTTTTTAAATAGTGGTGCTGAGGCGGTTGAAAATGCAATAAAGATAGCACGAAAGTATACAAAAAGGAGAGCGGTTTTATCATTTGAACGTGGATTTCACGGCAGGACCTATATGGCGATGTCATTAACGAGCAAAGTTAAGCCATACAAGGATGGGTTTGGTCCATTTGTTCCTGATACGTATAAGCTACCATATCCTTATTATTACCGTTCTCAAAAGGGAATGAGTCAGTATGATGTCGATATTTCATTATTAAATAGAATAGAAGATTTCTTTTTAAATGAAGTACCAGCTGATGATGTTGCAGCAATCATTATCGAGCCCGTACAAGGGGAAGGGGGCTTTTTAACACCGTCTGATTTTTTTATACAGCAGATAAAAGTGATCTGTGAAAAGCACAAAATTTTATTTATAGCTGATGAAATTCAAACAGGGTTTGCTCGAACTGGAAAATTATTTGCTATTGAGCATTCTGGTGTTTTTCCAGATTTAATAACAATGTCAAAATCACTAGGAGCTGGAATTCCTATTAGCGCAGTAACGGGTAGGGCAGATGTGATGGATGCATGTGAAAGCGGGGAAATAGGTGGGACCTATGGTGGAAGTCCACTTGGATGTGTAGCAGCATTACAAGTGATTGAAATAATAGAAAAACAGAATCTAGAAAAACGAGCAAAGGAAATAAGCACTATTTTTCAAAAACATTTTAAACAATTACAAAAGAATGTAAAACAAATTGGAGATGTACGCTCGATAGGTGCAATGTGTGCCATAGAATTGGTCAAGGACGAAAAAACGAAAGAACCTGATAAACTCTTAACTGGAAGAATCATTCAAGAGACTAATAGTAGGGGAGTTGTCATATTAGGAGCTGGGCTGTATGGGAATGTGATTCGACTATTATGTCCACTTGTGATAACAGATGAGCAACTAAAAGAAGGACTTGAAGTATTGTCTGAAGTGATAATAGAAGAAACTTCGAGGTAAGCGAAACTTGTTAGGGAGTTGATGCCCTCTGAAAAATATAATTCAGTACGATATGAATAATAATCGTATTGTAGCTTTTATAACGAAAATGGAAGCTAAGACAATTCGACAGCTTGAAAAGAAACAACAAAAGCATAAGACAACGAAAACAATTGTCTATTTTAAAGGAGAGAAATGTAAGCCTTTTATTGACAATGGATTTAAAAAAGAAGGTCAGATTTCGGGTTACTATAATGGTGTAAAAGCATCGATGTTAGCGAAGTATTATGATAACAATAGAAGTATCACACATTCAGATGAATCGAACCTTCAAACAGTATTAGAAAAGAAAATAAGTAAATCCCCAATTGATATTCCAAAAGAGTACACGATCGAATCACTTAAACTAGATGACGTAAGTAGTTTAGTAAGTCTGTATAAAAAAGTATTTGAACGTTATCCCTCAAATATATTTGATGAGAGTTATCTTCAGGAATCAATAAATGATGATTACTTTTTTATCGTTGCGAAATATGAAGGGGAAATTGTCAGTGCAGCTTCAGCATTAATCAATCCATTCAAAAGTGCGGAAATAACAGATTGTGCAACAGATCCTACACATCGAGGAAAACAACTTTTAACAGCAATCATTAATGAGCTAGAAAAAACGCTACGTCAGAAGGGAATCTATCATTCTTATTCTCTCACGAGGGCATTATCAATTGGTATGAACATGACTATTAAACGAATGGGTTACACGTATGAAGGAACGTTAATTAATAACTGTGAAATTAGTACAGGGTATGAAGATATGAATATCTGGACGAAACATCATAAATAAGAGATGTCAATTAGGAGGGTGTCCTAAAAGGTCGTTTGTGGCCTTTTAGGACACCCTCGACCAATGTGCGAAGTGACGATTGTTCTTCATTGAGCTTTCTACGAGTTGTCTCGACGGATATTCATCTCAATACTTCTTGTAGAGTCTTATTAGAATAAATTAATGTAATGGATACAATTATCTTTTAACTACCGTTAACTAATGGCATACTTATAAAGATAAAATAATTGTAGAATTATAGAGGAAAGCAAGTTATCTAGGGGGGACCCCTTTATGTTAAAAATTAGCCAATGTGAAAATAACACAAATGATATTATAGATAAATTCAAGAATATAGTAAAAGAGTTCGCTACGAATGAGGTATCTATTAAATCTCAACTACAAGGGAATATAGAAGCTCTCGAGAACCAAATAAGAGAGTTAATCAATAATTATCAACACTTACAAATTGCGATTGACCATTCAATTATTATTGCTACAACAGATTTACAAGGTAGAATCACGTTTGTTAATGATAAGTTTTGTGAAATATCGAAGTTTTCAAGAGAAGAATTAATTGGAAAAAATCATCGCATTTTAAATTCAGGATACCATGAGCCAGGCTTTTTTGATGAAATGTGGAGAACGATCGTGAATGGGGAGATTTGGTCAGCTGAAGTAAAAAATAAAGCAAAAGATGGTAGCTATTACTGGGTAAAGTCGACAGTAATCCCATTCAATGACGTTGATGGTAAGCCATTTATGTTTTTTTCAATTAGAACAGATATTACAGAGGGCAAGCTACTAGAAAGTAAACTACGTAAAGCAGTTCAAAATGACTTCAAACGCACAGTTCGTTCGCTTCATAATTTAGTTTTTAAATTAAAGAAAGAGGAATCTGGTCGATATATTTATACGATGACGGAAGGAAAGCTGGCTGAGGAATTAGGTATCCAATCAGAAGTAACCTATAGGAAATCTCCAGATGAACTATTTCCACCTGAACTTGTAGAGAAGGTGGAAATCTATTATAAGCAGGCATTTCTTGGTGAGCCACAGACATATGAATTTGAATATGAGGCAAGAGACTTCATCACAATCCTATCTCCAATTATTGAGCATGGAAAAGTAGTAGAAGTTATTGGGTCTTCTAGTGAAATCACAACATTAAAGAAGTCTGAACAAATTGCTAGATTTTTAGCCTTTCACGATTCTTTAACAGGTTTACCGAATAAAGAAAGCTTGCTCAAAGACTTTGCAGAGTGGATTACAAATCATAAGCAATTCGTTATGATGATGGTTGATTTAAACAGATTTAAAGAAATAAATGACGGGTTAGGACATGCTGTCGGGGATAAGCTTCTAACGGAGGTAGCAAATAAATTAAAGAAAGAATTAAATGATGATGTATCAATCTACCGCTGGGGTGGGGATGAATTTATCATTCTAGCTCCCTATGATTGTGAAGACGATGTTACTAGCTATGTAGAAATTTTATTTACTATGTTTGAGCAAAAGTTTAAAGTTGATCATCATGAATTTTATATCACAATTAGTTTAGGTGCTTGTATTTACTCAGATATAAATCATACCGTTGAAACTTGTATTAAACATAGTGAAATTGCTATGTATGAAGCAAAGCAAAGTCAAACTGGTAATCGATATTTGCTCTTTTCTGAATCGATTCAAAAGAACATTGAGAATAAATTCTATCTAGGTACAGAACTTCGTAAAGCATTAGAGGTTAATGACCAAATCGTTGTTTATTATCAGCCAAAGGTATCTGGAGTAAATCAAAAAATTGAAGGCATGGAAGCGCTAGTTCGTTGGATTCATCCTGAAAAAGGAATGATTTCACCTGTGGATTTTATTCCACTAGCAGAGGATACAGGACTGATTCATAGGTTAGGAGAGTATGTTTTACGTCAAGCTTGTATCGATAATAAAAAGCTGTATGACAACCAAATTGAGTTAAAGGTAGCAGTGAATGTTTCATCGTTAGAATTCCAATTACCAGACTTTGTACGTGATGTCGAGACAGTATTACAAGAAACTGAATTACCAGCGTACTTACTAGAAATAGAACTTACTGAAAGCCAGTTAATGGTTGAACTCGAAAGAAGTATTTCAAAAATTAAAGAGTTACAAAAATTAGGTGTTACAGTTGCTCTCGATGACTTTGGTACTGGTTACTCATCATTAAGTTATTTAAAAAGGCTCAATATTAATAAGTTAAAAATAGACCAGTCCTTTATTCGTCACCTCGAAACAGATATTCAAGACCGTCAAATTACAACTTCGATCATTCACATGGCAAAAGCATTGAATCTAGAAGTTGTAGCAGAAGGGGTT encodes:
- a CDS encoding peptidase, with amino-acid sequence MNNYQNQIHNWIMKNRDQGTKLLQQLVQVDSTQGNEWQAQQIVVEKLNELGLVIDIWDPNWEELKAHNYFYSPRKQFHGSPNVVAILQGKDEGRSIILNGHIDVVPEGDVSQWDDNPFSGTIKDGKLYGRGATDMKGGNVSLLVAISALKELKIPLKGDVIFQSVIEEESGGSGTLAAILKGYKADAALIPEPTNMKIFPRQQGSMWFKLGIKGKGAHGGTRYEGVSAIEKSMAVIEHVRELEIKRNARIKDPLFDNCPIPIPINIGKIEGGKWPSSVADFVTLEGRIGVAPDEDMENAKQELAEWLQSLEKKDQWFKENPVELEWFGARWVPGMVDEDHPLVKIVENQHKNVVKKDAIIEASPWGTDGGMLEKVGKVPTIIYGPGVTEVAHHTNEYIELDKIFEVAEVIALTLIDWCGVLDDDEEG
- the ablB gene encoding putative beta-lysine N-acetyltransferase; the protein is MQYDMNNNRIVAFITKMEAKTIRQLEKKQQKHKTTKTIVYFKGEKCKPFIDNGFKKEGQISGYYNGVKASMLAKYYDNNRSITHSDESNLQTVLEKKISKSPIDIPKEYTIESLKLDDVSSLVSLYKKVFERYPSNIFDESYLQESINDDYFFIVAKYEGEIVSAASALINPFKSAEITDCATDPTHRGKQLLTAIINELEKTLRQKGIYHSYSLTRALSIGMNMTIKRMGYTYEGTLINNCEISTGYEDMNIWTKHHK
- a CDS encoding sensor domain-containing protein; this encodes MLKISQCENNTNDIIDKFKNIVKEFATNEVSIKSQLQGNIEALENQIRELINNYQHLQIAIDHSIIIATTDLQGRITFVNDKFCEISKFSREELIGKNHRILNSGYHEPGFFDEMWRTIVNGEIWSAEVKNKAKDGSYYWVKSTVIPFNDVDGKPFMFFSIRTDITEGKLLESKLRKAVQNDFKRTVRSLHNLVFKLKKEESGRYIYTMTEGKLAEELGIQSEVTYRKSPDELFPPELVEKVEIYYKQAFLGEPQTYEFEYEARDFITILSPIIEHGKVVEVIGSSSEITTLKKSEQIARFLAFHDSLTGLPNKESLLKDFAEWITNHKQFVMMMVDLNRFKEINDGLGHAVGDKLLTEVANKLKKELNDDVSIYRWGGDEFIILAPYDCEDDVTSYVEILFTMFEQKFKVDHHEFYITISLGACIYSDINHTVETCIKHSEIAMYEAKQSQTGNRYLLFSESIQKNIENKFYLGTELRKALEVNDQIVVYYQPKVSGVNQKIEGMEALVRWIHPEKGMISPVDFIPLAEDTGLIHRLGEYVLRQACIDNKKLYDNQIELKVAVNVSSLEFQLPDFVRDVETVLQETELPAYLLEIELTESQLMVELERSISKIKELQKLGVTVALDDFGTGYSSLSYLKRLNINKLKIDQSFIRHLETDIQDRQITTSIIHMAKALNLEVVAEGVETENILNYLLEKGIDEIQGYYISRPINFEDFTGFIYNACKKVKN
- the gabT gene encoding 4-aminobutyrate--2-oxoglutarate transaminase, producing MSRRKWINLKTSIPGPVAQTLIKKRETHIPKGPFNTSKTFIKDGKGAIITDVDGNRLIDFAGAIGSLNVGHCPPELVAKVKEQMDQYIHPCFHVMMYEPYIQLAEKLNALTPGEFAKKTFFLNSGAEAVENAIKIARKYTKRRAVLSFERGFHGRTYMAMSLTSKVKPYKDGFGPFVPDTYKLPYPYYYRSQKGMSQYDVDISLLNRIEDFFLNEVPADDVAAIIIEPVQGEGGFLTPSDFFIQQIKVICEKHKILFIADEIQTGFARTGKLFAIEHSGVFPDLITMSKSLGAGIPISAVTGRADVMDACESGEIGGTYGGSPLGCVAALQVIEIIEKQNLEKRAKEISTIFQKHFKQLQKNVKQIGDVRSIGAMCAIELVKDEKTKEPDKLLTGRIIQETNSRGVVILGAGLYGNVIRLLCPLVITDEQLKEGLEVLSEVIIEETSR